TTATTACGCAAATACAGACGGCAATTTAAAGTAAGATGATTTATTTAGCATCGCAATCTCCACGAAGAAAAGAATTACTCGCTCAGCTTGACGTAGAATTTGAAGTTATCGCAGCCAGTATTGATGAAACGCCTTTTTCAAATGAAGCGCCTCGTGAATATGTTGAAAGAATGGCTGCTGAAAAAGCCTTAGCAGGTGCGAAAAAAGTAAACGATGCCGATATCGTTTTAGGCTCAGACACCATTGTGGTTAGTAACAATCGTATCTTAGGTAAACCCACAGATTTTGCTGATTTTAAACGCATGATGAGCTTGTTATCTAACAGCACCCACCAAGTTATGACTGCTGTAGCAATTTGCACTGACGCTAACGTGAGATGCGAGGTGGTGCAATCTGATGTGACATTTAAAGCGTTATCGGAAGATGAAATTACACGTTATTGGCAAACCAACGAACCTTGTGATAAGGCTGGCGGTTATGGCATTCAAGGAATTGCAGGTAAGTTTATCATGCGTTTGAATGGCAGTTACTCAGCTGTTGTTGGCCTACCGTTATACGAAACAGATACTTTACTTAAGCAAGTGATTGCAGATAAGGTGAATGAAAAATGAGCGCAGAATTATTGCTTAATGTAACACCTAGCGAAACGCGAGTCGCGTTAATTGAAAATGGCGTGTTACAAGAAATGCACCTAGAACGCATCGGCAACCGAGGCATTGTTGGCAATATTTATTTAGGAAAAGTGAGCCGTGTATTGCCCGGCATGCAGGCTGCGTTTATCAATATTGGCTTAGAAAAAGCCGCTTTTTTGCATGCTTCCGACATTGTTTCTAATAACACTATTGATGAGCCTGTTGAAGGCGCGACAGAAAAACATGCGCCTGATATACGTGAGCTAGTGCACGAAGGTCAGTACATTATGGTGCAAGTAGTAAAAGACCCGCTAGGTACCAAAGGCGCACGTTTAACCACAGATATTACTATTCCATCACGTTATTTGGTGTTCATGCCTGCTGCTAAACATGTCGGTGTAAGCCAGCGAATTGAAAGTGAAGAAGAACGTAATCGTTTAAAGCAATGCGTAGCAAAACATAATGATGATACAGGAAGCTTTATTGTTCGCACCGCTGCTGAAGGGGCTGGTGAAGATGAACTAGAGCAAGATGCGAAGTTTCTAAAAAAGCTGTGGTCAAAAATCCTTAAAAAGAAGAAAAAAAGCCGTAAAGAAGTCATTATTCATGAAGACTTAACCCTAGCATTTCGTATTATTCGAGACTTTGTAGGAGCTGATTTAGAGCGTGTTCGCGTTGACTCAAAATTCACTTTTCAGCAATTAAAAGCCTTTACGGAAGAGTTTGTGCCTGCGTTAAGTGAGCTATTAGAGTATTACCCCGGTGAGAGACCCATTTTCGACTTGTTTGATGTTGAGAACGAAATTCAACGTGCCCTTAATCGCAAAGTGGAGCTCAAATCTGGTGGCTATCTCATCATCGATCAAACCGAAGCAATGACAACCGTAGACGTAAATACGGGCGCGTTTGTAGGGCATCGAAATTTAGAAGAAACCATTTTTAATACCAACATTGAAGCAACCCAAGCGATAGCTCGTCAGCTGCGTTTACGTAATCTAGGTGGCATTATTATTATCGATTTTATTGATATGAATAATGAAGATCATCAGCGACGCGTATTGCACAGTTTGGACCACGCATTAGCTAAAGATCGTACCAAAACCAATATCCATGGCTTCTCTGCGTTGGGATTAGTCGAGATGACTCGAAAAAGAACACGAGAAAGTTTGGAACATATTCTCTGTTCAGAGTGTCCTATATGTCAGGGACGTGGAAATTTAAAAACTGTGGAGACAGTTTGCTACGAAATTTTACGCGAAATTGTGAGAGTAAATCGCGCCTACGACGCTGATAAGTTTGTTGTTTATTGTGCGCCGTTAGTGTCTGAGGCATTAATAAACGATGAATATCACAATTTAGCGGAGCTAGAGGTTTTTATCGGTAAGTTAATTAAAATTCAAACTGAATCGTTGTATAACCAAGAGCAGTTTGATGTGGTGATGATGTAGTGCAACGCGCTAAAAAAGCTTGTTTTTATTGTTTTAGAAAACTATGGCAATTGTCTGCAATTACCATAGTGACCGTGGCTGTGCTTATTTCGGTGTTAAAGTACACCTTGCCTTATGCAGACAAATATCGAGTTGATTTAGAGCAATTCATTCAGCAAAAATACAATGCAAATATTCGTATTGGCCATCTTAGCGCGAGCTGGGAACGAGAAGGGCCAGCAATTGTCTTGCAAAAGTTAACCCTTCGTCCTACTGAAGAAGCGCCACTGGATCTGGCAATCAAAGAAATTAGATTAAAAATTGACTTTTGGGGCTCGTTAACTGAGCGCAAAATAAAGTCGAGCTTTTTTGTGTTAGATGGTGTGATTGCAAAATTGGACCCACAGCGCTTAGTTTCGGGTAAACCAGCCAGTGATGAAACTCCTATTCAAGAAGCGCTTAGTAAGCTATTTCTAGGACAGCTGAAAGAGTTTTCTGTTATTAATAGCCATGTCATTCTGACCAATCAACCTCAAAATCGCCAAACTATCGCAATTGAAGAACTGGCTTGGCGCAATGATAAAAACCATCACCAAGGTGTTGGAACATTCTTTTTAAAAGGTTTTTCTAACAACACATTAAGTTTTATTTTAGATTTATATGGCTCAGAAGCTGACGCCCTTTTTGGGGAGTTGTATGTTGATGCGAGTGATGTGGATGTGTCTCCTTGGTTGAGCCAAGTGGTTGCTGATAAATACCGTATTGATGATTCAAATTTAAG
This is a stretch of genomic DNA from Flocculibacter collagenilyticus. It encodes these proteins:
- a CDS encoding Maf family protein — encoded protein: MIYLASQSPRRKELLAQLDVEFEVIAASIDETPFSNEAPREYVERMAAEKALAGAKKVNDADIVLGSDTIVVSNNRILGKPTDFADFKRMMSLLSNSTHQVMTAVAICTDANVRCEVVQSDVTFKALSEDEITRYWQTNEPCDKAGGYGIQGIAGKFIMRLNGSYSAVVGLPLYETDTLLKQVIADKVNEK
- the rng gene encoding ribonuclease G, giving the protein MSAELLLNVTPSETRVALIENGVLQEMHLERIGNRGIVGNIYLGKVSRVLPGMQAAFINIGLEKAAFLHASDIVSNNTIDEPVEGATEKHAPDIRELVHEGQYIMVQVVKDPLGTKGARLTTDITIPSRYLVFMPAAKHVGVSQRIESEEERNRLKQCVAKHNDDTGSFIVRTAAEGAGEDELEQDAKFLKKLWSKILKKKKKSRKEVIIHEDLTLAFRIIRDFVGADLERVRVDSKFTFQQLKAFTEEFVPALSELLEYYPGERPIFDLFDVENEIQRALNRKVELKSGGYLIIDQTEAMTTVDVNTGAFVGHRNLEETIFNTNIEATQAIARQLRLRNLGGIIIIDFIDMNNEDHQRRVLHSLDHALAKDRTKTNIHGFSALGLVEMTRKRTRESLEHILCSECPICQGRGNLKTVETVCYEILREIVRVNRAYDADKFVVYCAPLVSEALINDEYHNLAELEVFIGKLIKIQTESLYNQEQFDVVMM